GCCGCCGAAGAACGTCGACGTGGTGATGGTGGCCCCCAAGGGACCTGGCAGAGCCGTTAGGGAGGAGTACTTGGCGGGGCGGGGCGTGCCGGCTTTGGTAGCTGTTTATCAGGACTACAGCGGCTCTGCTCTGAAGTACGCCCTAGCCATTGCGAAAGGTATAGGGGCGACGCGGGCTGGCGTCATCGAAACTACATTCGCCGAAGAGACCGAGACTGATCTAATCGGCGAGCAGACCGTCCTCGTGGGGGGCCTTATGGAGTTGATAAAGAAGGGTTTTGAGGTGCTTGTAGAGATGGGCTACCAGCCTGAGGTGGCGTATTTCGAAGTGCTAAACGAGGCCAAGTTGATAATGGACTTGATATGGCAGCGGGGTATCTACGGTATGTTAAACGGCGTATCTGACACTGCCAAGTACGGCGGATTGACTGTTGGGCCTAAGATAATAAACGAAGATGTGAAGAGGAGGATGAAGGAGGCGGCTATGCGTGTAAAAAACGGAGACTTCGCCAGGGAGTGGGTTGAGGAGTACAGCCGGGGCGCCCCGACGCTGAAGAGACTTATGGAGGAGGCAAAGGGACATCAGATAGAGAAGGTTGGGGAGGAGATGAGGAGGCTGATTTTTGCTCTATGAAGCCCCACGCTAAATACGTCTGGTTTAACGGCAAGATTGTGAGGTGGGAAGACGCCAAGATACACGTAATGACACATGCGCTACACTACGGAACCTCGATATTTGAGGGAATAAGGGGCTACTGGAACGGCGACAATTTACTAATATTCAGACTGGACGACCACGTAGAGCGCATGTTTAAGTCAGCAAAGATACTTGGAGTGACGATACCCTATACGAGAGAGGAGGTGCGCAAAGCGGTTATCGAGACGACACAGGCCAACAACTTCAGAGAAGATGTCTACATCAGGCCCGTGGCGTTTGTATCCACGGAAACTGTGACACTTGATATTAGAAGCCTTGAGGTATCCCTCGCAGTTATTATCTTCCCGTTTGGCAAATACCTCTCGCCTAAGGGGATAAGAGCCGCCATTGTGAGCTGGCGCAGAGCCCACAACACTATGTTGCCCGTGATGGCTAAGATCGGCGGTATATATGTAAACTCTGTATTAGCGCTCACAGAGGCGAAGAGCCGAGGCTATGACGAGGCTCTGCTAATGGATCTAAACGGATACGTGGTTGAGGGATCCGGCGAGAATATATTCGTGGTGAGAGGTAGAAAGCTCTACACGCCACCTGTACACCAATCAATTCTGGAGGGGATCACGAGAGATACTATTTTGAGGCTTAGCTCAGATCTGGGGATACAAGCCGAGGAGCGGCCGATCACCCGCGAAGAGATCTACACGGCAGACGAGGTGTTCCTCGTCGGCACCGCCGCCGAGGTAACGCCCGTGGTCGAAGTAGACGGCAGGCCCATTGGCTCTGGAGAACCCGGCCCTATTACCATGAAAATAGCTGAGTTCTATTCAAACGTTGTGAGGGGCAGAGTGGAGAAGTACCTAAACTGGCTAACCCCAGTGTACTAGTCTATATACACCATCTCCCCGCTGTACTTCGCCTCTTCCAACCTCTTCTTTCTCCTCGCCAGCTTCACCGCGGCTTCCACCGCGCGCCTCGCGTATTCCTCCACTCTCTCAAGAGCTTGTATTCTGTTGGCGCCGTGCCCTATGATGCCCAGCGTGATTGGCTTACCAGACTCAACCGAGATGTCTAGTATCTTCCTCGCCGCCTGCTGTGCAACTATTTCGTCGTGTTTTGTAGCGCCCTGGATAACTGCCCCCAGCGTGGCTACGGCGTCTACCTCCTCTCTCGCCACTAGATCCCTCAGTACCATAGGTATGTCGTAGACCCCGGGCACGTTCACGACGTAGGTCACCTCGGCCCCGAGGAATTTAGCGTGTTCAAGAGCTTTTTGCAACATTAGGCGTGTAATGTCGTAGTTAAACTCTGCGACAACTATCGCCAGCCTGACCATGCGCAGACCGTAAAGCCGCTTTAATAAACTTATCCGCTCCCACGATGTCTTAAACTTTAAATACCTAGATTTTTATTTACATACATGCCGTCAGGAGTGAAGACTAAAATATATGAATATCTGGCTCAGAATAAAGGTAAAGAATTAACCGCTGAGGAGGTTGCAAAAGCGATAGGTGTAGAGAAGGTGGCCGTGGTGAAGGCCCAGTTAACGCGTCTAATTAGAGAGGGGAAGGTTGAAAAAACCGCTGAGGGGCGCTACAGGGCGAAGTGAGATTTTGGGCTTGATTTAACAAAGAGATAAAAACACCTTTCTTTTTAATTATGTGTCTCTGTTGCCGCGCGATGTTTTGGCAGCACTGGAGCACGTGGTGGCAGATCTTCAAAAAGTGGGGGAGGACCTAGAGCCCGCGTCGCTACGCGGCGCGGTGCGGCACTACATAGAAACCCCGGGGAAGTTGCTTAGGCCTATTCTGCTACTCACCTTCTCGTACAGCCTAGATAGGAGGTCTTTAATGGATCCCAGAATTATACAGGCTGCAACTATCGTAGAGCTACTACACGTGGTGTCGCTACTTCAAGATGACGTAATGGATAAACACGACGAGAGGAGAGGCGTAAAGACGCCTCGTATACTATACGGCGACGATAGGTCTATCATAGCCAGCGACTGGCTTATTGCCGAGTCTATTAAACGTGCGGTGAGGCTTGGGCCTGAGGTTGTTGAGTACCTAGCAGACGTGGCCCAGAGGCTCTCCAGAGGCCAGGCCCTCGATCTTGACGGTGAGAGAGAAAAAGCTGCTGAGCTGAAAACTGCGCCTCTGATTGAGGCGACACTTGTCCTCCCCACGATACTTCTGGGTAGGCGGGAGATGATAGAGCTGGCGAGGAGACTCGGCAGATCGCTTGGCGTCTTGTATCAATACTCCGACGACATGAGCGACGAGGGGGTTAAGCGCGGCGCTGTTAACGAATACGCTACAGAGACCAGGAGTATCCTTGCCAAAATGCGGAGTATTGTAGGCGAGGCGCTCGCGCCTTTCGAGAAGCTTATTGATAGTTTGGTGAAAAAAGCGCTTGAAGGCACTCTCACAATAGCGCGAAACTTTATATCGTAGTGATCTGCGAAAAACGTGATGAGGCTAGACTAAGCCGAGTTTATGACGTGGCGTGAAAGGGCTGAGGGCAGAATCGGCATCTCCGGATTGCCTGGCGTCGGCAAAACCACGCTAGCTCTAAAAGTAGCAGAGCTAGCTAAGCAGAAGCTGAGCGTGTGCGGATTCGTCACTATAGAGGTAAGGGAGGGGGGTTCGCGCATAGGCTTCGACGTAGTTGAGCTC
The sequence above is drawn from the Pyrobaculum ferrireducens genome and encodes:
- the ilvC gene encoding ketol-acid reductoisomerase codes for the protein MAKIYTERDASLEPLRGKTIAVVGYGIQGRAQALNLRDSGLKVIIGVRRGGKSWELASSEGFEVYEVGDAVARADVVMVLIPDMEQPKVWREQIAPNLREGAVVDFAHGFNVHYGLIKPPKNVDVVMVAPKGPGRAVREEYLAGRGVPALVAVYQDYSGSALKYALAIAKGIGATRAGVIETTFAEETETDLIGEQTVLVGGLMELIKKGFEVLVEMGYQPEVAYFEVLNEAKLIMDLIWQRGIYGMLNGVSDTAKYGGLTVGPKIINEDVKRRMKEAAMRVKNGDFAREWVEEYSRGAPTLKRLMEEAKGHQIEKVGEEMRRLIFAL
- a CDS encoding branched-chain amino acid transaminase produces the protein MKPHAKYVWFNGKIVRWEDAKIHVMTHALHYGTSIFEGIRGYWNGDNLLIFRLDDHVERMFKSAKILGVTIPYTREEVRKAVIETTQANNFREDVYIRPVAFVSTETVTLDIRSLEVSLAVIIFPFGKYLSPKGIRAAIVSWRRAHNTMLPVMAKIGGIYVNSVLALTEAKSRGYDEALLMDLNGYVVEGSGENIFVVRGRKLYTPPVHQSILEGITRDTILRLSSDLGIQAEERPITREEIYTADEVFLVGTAAEVTPVVEVDGRPIGSGEPGPITMKIAEFYSNVVRGRVEKYLNWLTPVY
- the ribH gene encoding 6,7-dimethyl-8-ribityllumazine synthase, which codes for MVRLAIVVAEFNYDITRLMLQKALEHAKFLGAEVTYVVNVPGVYDIPMVLRDLVAREEVDAVATLGAVIQGATKHDEIVAQQAARKILDISVESGKPITLGIIGHGANRIQALERVEEYARRAVEAAVKLARRKKRLEEAKYSGEMVYID
- a CDS encoding TrmB family transcriptional regulator; amino-acid sequence: MPSGVKTKIYEYLAQNKGKELTAEEVAKAIGVEKVAVVKAQLTRLIREGKVEKTAEGRYRAK
- a CDS encoding polyprenyl synthetase family protein, whose amino-acid sequence is MSLLPRDVLAALEHVVADLQKVGEDLEPASLRGAVRHYIETPGKLLRPILLLTFSYSLDRRSLMDPRIIQAATIVELLHVVSLLQDDVMDKHDERRGVKTPRILYGDDRSIIASDWLIAESIKRAVRLGPEVVEYLADVAQRLSRGQALDLDGEREKAAELKTAPLIEATLVLPTILLGRREMIELARRLGRSLGVLYQYSDDMSDEGVKRGAVNEYATETRSILAKMRSIVGEALAPFEKLIDSLVKKALEGTLTIARNFIS